Proteins encoded in a region of the Mycobacterium branderi genome:
- a CDS encoding carotenoid oxygenase family protein has protein sequence MTTTATTASANPYLEGFLAPVRAEVTATDLPVTGHIPEHLDGRYLRNGPNPVSEVDPATYHWFSGDAMVHGVALRDGQARWYRNRWVRTAAVCKALGEPTPAGLNPQAGMLSVGPNTNVLSHAGQTLALVEGGGAAYRLTEELDTVGTCDFDGTLAGGYTAHPHRDPATGELHAVSYSFARGHTVQYSVIDTRGRARRTVDIAVSGSPMMHDFSLTDKYVVIYDLPVTFEALQVLQATVPGWLGLPARLVVQSLLGRVRMPSPVTAMINRNRQPIHQMPYGWNPHYPARIGVMPREGGNNDVRWFEIEPCYVYHPLNAYSETRDGAEILVLDVVRYQRMFDRDRRGPGDSRPSLDRWTINLATGAVSAECRDDRSQEFPRINEGLLGAKHRFGYTVGLDGGFLDEASEMTSALYKHDYATGSATSAALDPGLLLGEMSFVPNPAGRSEDDGILMGYGYHRGRDEGQLLLFDAQTLESVATVHLPQRVPMGFHGNWSPRV, from the coding sequence GTGACGACTACGGCCACCACTGCATCCGCCAATCCGTATCTCGAGGGTTTCCTGGCGCCAGTGCGCGCCGAGGTGACGGCGACCGATCTGCCGGTCACCGGTCACATCCCCGAACACCTCGACGGTCGCTATCTGCGCAACGGGCCCAACCCGGTTAGCGAGGTCGACCCGGCCACCTACCACTGGTTCAGCGGCGACGCCATGGTGCACGGGGTAGCGCTGCGCGACGGGCAAGCCCGCTGGTACCGCAACCGCTGGGTCCGCACCGCTGCCGTGTGCAAGGCCCTCGGCGAGCCCACGCCCGCCGGGCTCAACCCGCAAGCCGGGATGCTGTCCGTCGGTCCCAACACCAACGTGCTCAGCCACGCCGGGCAAACCCTGGCGCTGGTCGAGGGAGGCGGCGCCGCCTACCGGCTGACCGAGGAACTCGACACCGTGGGGACGTGCGACTTCGACGGCACCCTGGCCGGTGGTTACACCGCTCACCCGCACCGCGACCCGGCTACCGGCGAATTGCATGCCGTCTCTTACTCTTTCGCGCGCGGACACACCGTGCAGTACTCGGTGATCGACACCCGGGGACGGGCGCGACGCACCGTCGACATCGCGGTGAGCGGGTCGCCGATGATGCACGACTTCTCGCTGACCGACAAGTACGTCGTGATCTACGACCTGCCGGTGACCTTCGAAGCGCTGCAGGTGCTGCAGGCGACCGTCCCGGGCTGGCTCGGCCTGCCCGCCCGGCTGGTGGTGCAGTCGCTGCTCGGGCGCGTCAGGATGCCCAGCCCGGTCACCGCGATGATCAACCGCAATCGCCAGCCCATCCACCAGATGCCCTACGGCTGGAATCCTCACTACCCGGCGCGCATCGGCGTCATGCCGCGCGAGGGTGGCAACAACGACGTCAGATGGTTCGAGATCGAACCCTGCTACGTCTACCACCCGCTCAACGCGTACTCGGAAACGCGCGACGGCGCCGAGATCCTGGTGCTCGACGTGGTGCGATACCAGCGCATGTTCGATCGCGACCGGCGGGGCCCGGGCGACAGCCGGCCCAGCCTGGACCGCTGGACCATCAACCTGGCGACCGGAGCGGTGTCCGCCGAATGCCGCGACGACCGCTCGCAGGAATTCCCCCGGATCAACGAGGGCCTGCTGGGCGCCAAGCACCGGTTCGGCTACACCGTCGGCCTCGACGGCGGATTCCTGGACGAAGCTTCCGAGATGACGTCGGCGTTGTACAAGCACGACTACGCGACCGGATCGGCCACCAGCGCCGCACTGGACCCCGGCCTTTTGCTCGGCGAGATGTCTTTTGTACCGAACCCGGCCGGTCGGTCCGAGGACGACGGCATCCTGATGGGCTACGGCTATCACCGCGGTCGCGACGAGGGTCAGCTGCTGCTGTTCGACGCCCAAACCCTCGAGTCGGTGGCCACAGTGCACCTGCCGCAGCGGGTGCCGATGGGCTTTCACGGCAACTGGTCGCCGCGCGTCTAA
- a CDS encoding ABC transporter ATP-binding protein yields MGKAIRVEGLTKSFGSQRIWEDVTMDIPPGEVSVLLGPSGTGKSVFLKSLIGLLRPERGSIIIDDVDITECSARELYEIRTLFGVMFQDGALFGSMNIYDNTAFPLREHTKKKESEIRDIVMEKLAIVGLAGDEKKFPGEISGGMKKRAGLARSLVLDPQIILCDEPDSGLDPVRTAYLSQLLIDINAQIDATILIVTHNINIARTVPDNMGMLFRRKLVMFGPREVLLTSDEPVVKQFLNGRRIGPIGMSEEKDEATMAEEQAHLEAGHHGGGVEEIEGVPPQITATPGMPERKAVARRQARVRENLHLLPKNAQQAILESLEGSAQDYPAHERDFGGEDRGRHRDYDAPTETIRTQ; encoded by the coding sequence ATGGGCAAGGCAATCCGGGTTGAAGGACTCACCAAGTCCTTCGGATCCCAGCGAATCTGGGAAGACGTCACGATGGATATCCCGCCGGGCGAGGTCAGCGTGTTGCTGGGCCCGTCTGGTACCGGTAAATCGGTGTTCTTGAAGTCGCTGATCGGGCTGCTGCGCCCGGAGCGTGGCTCGATCATCATCGACGACGTCGACATCACCGAGTGCTCGGCCAGGGAGCTCTACGAGATCCGCACGCTGTTCGGGGTCATGTTCCAGGACGGTGCTCTGTTCGGGTCGATGAACATCTACGACAACACCGCGTTCCCGTTGCGCGAGCACACTAAGAAGAAGGAAAGCGAGATCCGTGACATCGTCATGGAGAAGCTGGCGATCGTCGGTCTGGCCGGTGATGAGAAGAAGTTCCCCGGTGAGATCTCGGGCGGTATGAAAAAGCGTGCCGGGCTGGCCCGTTCGCTGGTGCTCGACCCGCAGATCATCCTCTGCGACGAGCCGGATTCCGGTCTGGACCCGGTGCGTACCGCGTATTTGAGCCAGCTGCTGATCGACATCAACGCCCAGATCGACGCCACGATTTTGATCGTTACGCACAACATCAACATCGCGCGCACGGTGCCGGACAACATGGGCATGCTGTTCCGCCGCAAGCTGGTCATGTTCGGCCCGCGTGAGGTGTTGCTGACGTCCGACGAGCCCGTCGTCAAGCAGTTCCTCAACGGGCGGCGGATCGGGCCGATCGGTATGTCGGAGGAAAAGGACGAGGCCACCATGGCCGAGGAGCAGGCCCACCTGGAGGCCGGCCACCACGGCGGTGGTGTCGAGGAGATCGAGGGCGTGCCGCCGCAGATCACCGCCACCCCGGGCATGCCGGAGCGCAAGGCCGTCGCCCGCCGTCAGGCCCGCGTCCGCGAGAACCTGCACCTGCTGCCCAAGAATGCGCAGCAAGCCATCCTCGAGTCCCTCGAGGGCAGCGCCCAGGACTACCCGGCGCACGAGCGGGACTTCGGCGGCGAGGACCGTGGCCGCCACCGCGACTACGACGCGCCCACCGAGACCATCCGCACGCAATAG
- a CDS encoding DUF1772 domain-containing protein: MTEILEILAVLVTGSLVGAEFCVAAFTNPVFAGLPDDAFRAARSDASRLLGRVMPFWYLGALAALVFVTAVARSWLTGIAGVLMAAVVVLSVTMLVPINNRIGAGDFSRELARRWDRLHWLRVALLAAIFVLLAAACFG; this comes from the coding sequence ATGACAGAAATCCTCGAAATCCTCGCCGTCTTGGTCACCGGCTCGTTGGTGGGCGCCGAGTTCTGCGTCGCCGCGTTCACCAACCCGGTGTTCGCCGGCCTGCCCGACGACGCCTTCCGCGCGGCGCGCAGCGACGCCAGCCGGCTGCTCGGCAGGGTGATGCCGTTCTGGTACCTCGGGGCGCTGGCGGCGTTGGTCTTTGTCACGGCAGTCGCGCGCAGCTGGCTCACCGGGATCGCCGGCGTGCTGATGGCCGCCGTCGTCGTGCTGTCGGTGACGATGCTGGTACCGATCAACAACCGCATCGGTGCGGGAGACTTCTCCCGCGAATTGGCGCGCCGCTGGGACCGCCTGCACTGGCTGCGGGTGGCGCTTCTGGCGGCGATTTTCGTCTTGCTGGCCGCCGCCTGTTTTGGCTGA
- a CDS encoding winged helix-turn-helix transcriptional regulator, with product MGVAMAVSKKVESDCPIDAALSVIDGRWKGTILWRLCDGPMRTAELRRSIPGITERMLIRHLHELVDDGIIERHDARTVPPCVHYSISDYGLTLGPVLASLCDWGRKHMQRRGQRSASLAAPTRPASPPRAAGTTRKSRMKSKPA from the coding sequence ATGGGAGTTGCGATGGCGGTGTCGAAAAAGGTCGAGAGCGACTGCCCGATCGACGCAGCGCTGTCGGTGATCGACGGCCGTTGGAAAGGGACGATCCTGTGGCGACTTTGCGACGGCCCGATGCGGACCGCCGAGTTGAGGCGCAGCATTCCGGGCATCACCGAGCGGATGCTGATCCGCCATCTGCACGAGCTCGTGGACGACGGAATCATCGAGCGCCATGACGCGCGCACTGTCCCGCCCTGCGTCCACTATTCGATTTCGGATTACGGTTTGACCCTTGGCCCAGTGCTCGCGTCGCTGTGCGACTGGGGCCGAAAGCACATGCAGCGCCGCGGTCAGCGGTCGGCAAGCCTGGCGGCCCCGACCAGACCGGCATCGCCGCCGAGAGCAGCCGGTACCACCCGCAAGTCGCGAATGAAGTCCAAGCCCGCATGA
- the rplL gene encoding 50S ribosomal protein L7/L12 produces MAKLSTDELLDAFKELTLLELSEFVKKFEETFEVTAAAPVAVAAAAPGAAPAAAEAAEEQSEFDVILEGAGDKKIGVIKVVREIVSGLGLKEAKDLVDGAPKPLLEKVTKEAADEAKTKLEAAGATVTVK; encoded by the coding sequence ATGGCCAAGCTGTCTACTGACGAGCTGCTCGACGCTTTCAAGGAGCTGACCCTCCTGGAGCTCTCGGAGTTCGTGAAGAAGTTCGAGGAGACCTTCGAGGTCACCGCAGCCGCTCCCGTCGCCGTCGCGGCCGCCGCTCCTGGCGCTGCCCCGGCCGCGGCCGAGGCTGCCGAGGAGCAGTCGGAGTTCGACGTCATTCTCGAGGGCGCCGGCGACAAGAAGATCGGCGTCATCAAGGTCGTCCGCGAGATCGTCTCGGGCCTGGGCCTCAAGGAGGCCAAGGACCTGGTCGACGGCGCGCCCAAGCCGCTGCTGGAGAAGGTCACCAAGGAGGCCGCCGACGAGGCCAAGACCAAGCTCGAGGCCGCCGGCGCCACGGTCACCGTCAAGTAG
- a CDS encoding TetR/AcrR family transcriptional regulator, with translation MATMNFPQAQRSVRDELVHAAVRLLNDEGPDALQTRKIAGAAGTSTMALYTHFGGMRALIAGLAEEGLRQFADALTVPETSDPVADLVATGIAYRRFALEHPHMYRLMFGSTSAHGINAPAHNVVSLSVAEISEHYPSFARVVRPVHRSMVAGRITAGSADDDASVVAIAAQFWAAIHGFVMLELAGYCGDGGAAVGPVLAGMTTNLLVALGDSRERVEESQRLAIREAPGTP, from the coding sequence ATGGCAACGATGAATTTCCCGCAGGCCCAACGCAGCGTGCGCGACGAGTTGGTGCACGCCGCGGTCAGGCTGCTCAACGACGAGGGACCCGACGCGCTGCAGACCCGAAAGATCGCCGGCGCGGCCGGGACGTCGACGATGGCGCTGTACACCCATTTCGGCGGGATGCGGGCATTGATCGCCGGGCTGGCCGAGGAGGGTCTGCGGCAATTCGCCGACGCGCTGACCGTGCCGGAGACCTCGGATCCGGTCGCCGATCTGGTTGCCACCGGAATCGCCTACCGCCGCTTCGCGCTAGAGCATCCGCACATGTACCGGCTGATGTTCGGCAGCACCAGCGCGCACGGCATCAATGCGCCGGCGCACAACGTCGTGAGCCTGAGCGTGGCCGAGATCAGCGAGCACTACCCGAGCTTCGCGCGCGTGGTGCGCCCGGTGCACCGGTCGATGGTGGCGGGCCGGATCACCGCAGGTTCGGCCGACGACGATGCGTCGGTGGTGGCCATCGCCGCGCAGTTCTGGGCGGCGATCCACGGTTTCGTGATGCTGGAACTGGCGGGCTACTGCGGCGACGGCGGCGCTGCCGTCGGGCCGGTGCTGGCCGGGATGACGACGAATCTGCTTGTCGCGCTGGGCGATTCGCGCGAGCGCGTGGAAGAGTCGCAGCGGCTGGCGATACGCGAAGCCCCCGGGACGCCTTAG
- the rplJ gene encoding 50S ribosomal protein L10: MARADKATAVADIAEQFKASTATLITEYRGLTVANLAELRRSLAGSATYAVAKNTLIKRAATEAGIEGLDELFVGPTAIAFVTGEAVDAAKAIKTFSKDHKTLVIKGGYMDGRPLTVAEVERIADLESREVLLAKLAGAMKANLSKAAGLFNEPASQVARLAAALQEKKSAETSTE; the protein is encoded by the coding sequence ATGGCCCGGGCTGACAAAGCCACCGCCGTTGCAGACATCGCCGAGCAGTTCAAGGCATCCACTGCGACCCTGATCACCGAATACCGGGGTCTGACGGTGGCCAACCTGGCCGAGCTGCGCCGGTCGCTGGCCGGGTCGGCCACCTACGCGGTCGCCAAGAACACGCTGATCAAGCGGGCCGCCACCGAGGCGGGCATCGAAGGCCTCGACGAGCTGTTCGTCGGGCCCACCGCAATCGCATTCGTCACCGGCGAGGCCGTCGACGCCGCCAAGGCGATCAAGACCTTCTCCAAGGACCACAAGACGCTGGTCATCAAGGGCGGCTACATGGACGGTCGCCCGCTGACCGTCGCCGAGGTCGAGCGCATCGCCGACCTGGAGTCGCGCGAGGTGCTGCTGGCCAAACTGGCCGGCGCGATGAAGGCCAACTTGTCCAAGGCGGCCGGCCTGTTCAACGAGCCGGCATCGCAGGTGGCCCGCCTTGCTGCGGCGCTGCAGGAGAAGAAGTCCGCCGAGACATCAACCGAATAA